In a genomic window of Thermodesulfovibrionales bacterium:
- a CDS encoding transketolase — MSQPSPRAKDIPCLCGYARDLRIEILKMLTAAGSGHTGGSLSAVDIVAALYFCKMRHRPDDPSWRERDRFILSKGHAAPLLYAVLALAGYLDKDLLKTLRRVDSPLQGHPSSKLLKGVEVSTGSLGQGLSIANGIALGLKMDGLPSRVYCLMGDGELQEGQIWEAAMSAAHYRLDNLCAIVDNNGLQIDGHCCDVMNVEPITDKWRGFGWNVLDIDGHNMEQILGALDEAEKIKGMPTVIVARTVKGKGVSFFEGKAEYHGVTPTREELERALKEL, encoded by the coding sequence TCAAGATGCTGACAGCGGCAGGTTCGGGCCATACCGGCGGTTCCCTCTCTGCAGTTGACATTGTCGCAGCACTCTATTTTTGTAAAATGAGACACCGACCGGACGATCCGTCCTGGAGGGAACGGGACCGCTTCATCCTGTCAAAGGGTCATGCTGCGCCGCTCCTCTATGCGGTGCTTGCCCTTGCGGGATACCTTGACAAGGATCTGCTGAAGACGCTCCGCCGGGTTGACAGCCCTCTCCAGGGGCATCCGAGTTCGAAGCTCCTCAAGGGTGTTGAGGTATCTACCGGTTCCCTGGGGCAGGGTCTTTCGATAGCGAACGGAATTGCCCTGGGGCTGAAGATGGATGGCCTTCCTTCACGTGTCTACTGCCTCATGGGCGACGGTGAACTGCAGGAAGGTCAGATTTGGGAGGCCGCGATGAGCGCTGCCCATTACCGGCTTGATAACCTCTGCGCCATCGTCGATAACAATGGCCTCCAGATAGACGGTCACTGCTGTGACGTGATGAATGTCGAGCCCATCACCGATAAGTGGCGCGGGTTTGGATGGAATGTGCTGGACATCGACGGACACAATATGGAGCAGATCCTGGGTGCCCTTGATGAGGCAGAGAAAATAAAGGGGATGCCGACCGTGATCGTGGCGCGCACAGTGAAGGGGAAAGGCGTCTCCTTTTTTGAAGGTAAGGCCGAATATCACGGCGTCACCCCGACAAGGGAAGAACTCGAAAGGGCATTGAAGGAGTTATAG
- a CDS encoding transketolase family protein, producing the protein MGERTEQKEQKTSSLCPPLSKAGHGAGKQAEATRDAYGKALFELGKRKSEVVVLDADLSGSTKTKKFADAFPERFFNLGIAEQDMIGTAGGLSLTGKIPFASTFAIFETGRAWEQVRQTICYSHLNVKLVSTHAGITVGEDGASHQALEDIALMRVIPDMTVIVPADGTETEQVISAVAEYSGPVYVRLGRAKVPAVLPDDYTFRIGRAYAFHLGKDANILATGIMVSVALDARKILEADGLDVGVVNVSTIKPLDEDAVLRAAEAKLIVTAEEHSIIGGLGSSVCELLSDRKPMMVKRIGVRDTFGRSGKPDELMQYYGLTAEEIARTIKTSL; encoded by the coding sequence ATGGGCGAAAGGACGGAGCAGAAAGAGCAGAAGACATCCTCCCTTTGTCCCCCCCTTAGCAAGGCGGGGCACGGGGCGGGGAAGCAGGCAGAAGCGACCCGCGATGCCTATGGGAAGGCACTCTTCGAACTCGGCAAGAGGAAGAGTGAAGTTGTCGTTCTTGACGCTGATTTGTCGGGTTCTACGAAGACGAAGAAGTTTGCCGATGCCTTCCCTGAGAGATTTTTCAACCTCGGTATCGCTGAGCAGGATATGATAGGCACGGCAGGTGGCCTTTCCCTTACCGGAAAGATACCCTTTGCGTCAACCTTTGCTATCTTCGAGACGGGGCGTGCGTGGGAACAAGTGCGGCAGACGATCTGTTACTCCCATCTTAATGTGAAGCTCGTTTCGACCCATGCGGGGATAACAGTCGGTGAAGACGGAGCGTCCCATCAGGCCCTGGAAGACATCGCCCTCATGAGGGTCATCCCTGATATGACCGTGATCGTCCCTGCTGACGGTACAGAGACGGAACAGGTGATCAGCGCTGTCGCAGAATACTCCGGTCCTGTCTATGTGAGACTCGGAAGGGCAAAGGTCCCTGCTGTTCTCCCCGACGATTATACCTTCCGGATCGGAAGGGCCTATGCCTTCCATCTCGGGAAAGACGCGAACATCCTGGCAACGGGAATCATGGTCTCTGTTGCCCTCGACGCAAGGAAGATACTGGAGGCTGACGGATTGGACGTCGGCGTCGTAAATGTTTCGACAATAAAACCGCTCGATGAGGATGCTGTGCTCAGGGCGGCCGAAGCGAAACTGATTGTTACGGCAGAGGAACACTCGATCATCGGCGGCCTCGGCAGTTCGGTCTGCGAGCTTCTTTCGGACAGGAAACCGATGATGGTGAAGCGGATCGGCGTGAGGGATACCTTCGGCCGTTCAGGCAAGCCCGATGAGCTGATGCAATACTACGGATTAACAGCAGAGGAGATTGCTAGGACCATCAAGACATCTCTATGA
- the ftsE gene encoding cell division ATP-binding protein FtsE — MIHFQDVSKYYATNTALRNINLSFKKGEMAFITGPSGAGKSTLLRLIYAAEFPDSGKISVAGWQSDTLNGSGIPLLRRNIGVVFQDFRLLDNKNVLDNVALALRVRNVPEREVRERVLDTLKMVNLRHKTDSYPSSLSGGEQQRVVIARAIAGEPIILLADEPTGNLDPDTASGIMRIFKEINAKGTTIIIATHNRELYRDSGKRVIKIDSGSLAGEFFG, encoded by the coding sequence ATGATACACTTTCAGGATGTATCGAAATACTATGCTACGAACACGGCCCTGAGGAACATAAACCTCTCCTTTAAGAAGGGCGAGATGGCATTCATCACAGGGCCGAGCGGCGCAGGGAAGTCTACCCTCCTTAGGCTTATCTATGCAGCAGAATTCCCTGATTCAGGAAAGATATCCGTTGCCGGCTGGCAGTCAGACACCCTCAACGGTTCCGGTATCCCTCTTTTGCGGAGAAATATAGGGGTTGTGTTTCAGGACTTCAGGCTCCTCGACAATAAGAATGTTCTCGATAATGTGGCGTTGGCATTGCGGGTGAGGAATGTGCCTGAAAGGGAAGTGAGGGAACGGGTCCTCGATACCCTCAAAATGGTGAACCTCAGGCACAAGACAGACAGTTATCCCTCTTCCCTGTCCGGCGGTGAGCAGCAGAGGGTTGTGATAGCGCGCGCAATTGCCGGAGAACCGATCATCCTCCTTGCCGACGAACCGACAGGCAATCTCGATCCCGATACCGCTTCTGGAATCATGAGGATCTTTAAAGAGATCAATGCGAAGGGAACGACCATCATTATCGCCACCCATAACAGGGAGCTTTACCGGGACAGCGGCAAACGGGTCATAAAGATTGACAGCGGTTCTCTCGCGGGAGAGTTTTTTGGGTAG
- a CDS encoding permease-like cell division protein FtsX, whose translation MPYFIRVALRSLLRERWVNLLSILTIAMGLLVISLVALVIYNVDLLTRRLPEKFSVVAYLKDGVSEQEALQIAASLRRHNSVEKVRYISKAEAIKELRSSVRDADYILEGLSENPLPASLEIRLRKEAVGPESVKAFADEIKKMTGIEDLQYGEKFLLSIHSLRAGVKTVGLILTLVMAAGVIFICYSTVKILFYRRKEEIETLKLLGATRGFIRVPFLVEGGVIGASGSGISLFIVLALYQGVFKSLSVAAPLFGAVLFPPEVLVSIPFAGLFLGITGALIAVGRIRY comes from the coding sequence ATGCCGTATTTTATAAGAGTTGCGCTCAGGAGTCTCCTTCGCGAACGGTGGGTCAATCTCCTCTCGATCCTGACCATTGCGATGGGGCTGCTCGTGATCTCCCTCGTGGCCCTCGTCATCTACAATGTCGACCTTCTGACGAGGAGGCTGCCTGAGAAGTTCTCCGTTGTGGCCTATCTGAAGGACGGCGTCTCTGAACAGGAGGCGCTTCAGATCGCGGCATCCCTGAGAAGGCATAACAGTGTCGAGAAAGTCAGATACATCTCAAAGGCCGAGGCAATAAAGGAGCTGAGGTCTTCAGTGAGGGACGCTGATTATATCCTTGAAGGTCTGAGCGAAAACCCCCTCCCCGCCTCTCTCGAGATACGGCTGAGGAAAGAGGCCGTAGGTCCTGAATCCGTCAAGGCCTTTGCTGATGAAATAAAGAAGATGACAGGGATAGAGGATCTGCAGTATGGCGAGAAATTTCTCCTCTCGATTCATTCCCTGCGGGCGGGTGTGAAGACCGTAGGCCTTATCCTCACGCTCGTTATGGCTGCCGGCGTAATCTTCATATGTTACAGCACTGTCAAGATACTCTTTTACCGCAGGAAAGAAGAGATCGAGACACTGAAACTCCTGGGCGCTACCCGGGGATTCATACGGGTGCCTTTCCTTGTTGAAGGAGGGGTCATCGGGGCTTCGGGCAGCGGTATCAGTCTGTTCATTGTCCTCGCTCTTTACCAGGGCGTTTTTAAATCGTTGAGCGTGGCAGCTCCTCTCTTCGGCGCTGTCCTCTTCCCTCCGGAGGTCCTGGTATCGATACCTTTTGCAGGCCTTTTCCTTGGGATTACCGGGGCGCTTATAGCTGTCGGAAGGATACGATATTAG
- a CDS encoding peptidoglycan DD-metalloendopeptidase family protein: protein MNQGATGKGKGGNSGASLLLAAAWCLPFLFSLFFSLFPPSARVFAEGPKEQYKKIQKEMEEHRRGLEDAKKKEHSVLEEIDTVNMRMDAIEAELRKQRLRIHRTESEITKVEAEISVNREELSRKKAWMRRKLRTMQRYGQSYELLLLMAGADDMAQIMRRWKYLEVMTLQERRAIDGYVSALRALEEREGQLQNLRADLKRSEERLRLTEEAFSEKRREREHLLVSVRSEKSSHEKMLSELQEAAKRLRDVIRRLEEKETYEGMGFAALKGKLPWPVAGKVAIPYGTQKDPRFNTPVFRNGIYIKTEDDTIKAVQGGKVVFAEWFKGYGNLLILNHGEGYHTLYANLSEIFFGVGDIIKQYAVVGRVGESGMLNAPSLYFEIRYKGKPLDPVQWLKRR from the coding sequence ATGAATCAAGGAGCAACGGGAAAGGGGAAAGGGGGAAATTCTGGGGCCTCCCTCCTGTTGGCCGCGGCCTGGTGCCTTCCTTTTCTCTTCAGTCTCTTCTTCTCTCTCTTCCCCCCATCTGCAAGGGTCTTTGCCGAAGGCCCGAAAGAGCAGTACAAGAAGATCCAGAAGGAGATGGAGGAGCACAGGCGCGGACTTGAAGACGCGAAGAAAAAGGAACATTCCGTCCTGGAAGAGATCGATACCGTGAACATGAGAATGGATGCTATTGAGGCGGAGTTAAGAAAGCAGCGCCTGAGGATTCACCGGACAGAGTCAGAAATAACGAAGGTCGAAGCCGAGATATCTGTAAACCGGGAAGAACTCAGCAGGAAAAAGGCATGGATGAGGAGAAAACTCCGCACGATGCAGAGGTATGGCCAGTCATACGAATTATTGCTTCTCATGGCCGGGGCAGACGATATGGCGCAGATCATGAGGCGGTGGAAGTATCTTGAAGTCATGACGCTCCAGGAACGGAGGGCGATCGACGGCTACGTGAGTGCGTTGAGGGCGCTCGAAGAAAGGGAAGGACAGCTTCAGAATCTTCGCGCCGACCTGAAGAGGAGCGAAGAGCGACTCAGGCTCACCGAGGAGGCCTTTTCTGAAAAAAGGCGGGAAAGGGAGCATCTTCTGGTATCGGTGAGGAGCGAGAAGTCATCTCACGAGAAGATGCTCAGCGAACTGCAGGAGGCGGCGAAAAGGCTCCGCGATGTAATACGGAGGCTTGAAGAGAAGGAAACCTACGAGGGCATGGGCTTTGCGGCCCTTAAAGGGAAATTGCCGTGGCCAGTGGCCGGCAAGGTTGCCATTCCCTACGGAACCCAAAAGGACCCCCGGTTTAATACCCCCGTCTTCCGGAACGGGATCTATATCAAGACCGAGGATGATACTATCAAGGCAGTGCAGGGGGGCAAGGTTGTCTTCGCAGAATGGTTCAAGGGCTATGGGAACCTTCTGATCCTGAACCACGGTGAAGGCTATCACACCCTCTATGCAAATCTCTCAGAGATTTTTTTTGGCGTTGGAGATATAATAAAACAGTATGCAGTTGTCGGAAGGGTAGGAGAGTCGGGGATGTTGAATGCCCCCTCCCTTTATTTTGAGATCAGGTATAAGGGAAAGCCGCTCGACCCTGTTCAATGGCTGAAGAGAAGATAG
- a CDS encoding S41 family peptidase, producing MLESRKRILITWVFILAVAMAGVVVGRWSIGRVSAEVDGYENIRIFTEVLSIVKKNYVDDVKTKDLIYGAVKGMLSSLDPHSGFMPPDAYKEMQVDTKGEFGGIGIQIGIKDNLLTVIAPIDDTPAYRAGIKAGDKIVKINDQSTRDMALHDAVSKMRGPKGTTVKISVMREGWKEPQDFTIERDIIKVKSVKSKVLEEGIGYVKITQFQEQTANDLATALGKLNEEKINSLILDLRNNPGGLLNSSVDVTSQFLPAEKLVVYIKDRAGEKTEYKTGSRYVSYDKLTMIVLVNQGSASASEIVSGALKDWHRAVIMGVQTFGKGSVQSVIPLSDGSGLRLTTARYYTPSGTSIQSTGITPDITVKQEVKNGEKEHAVIREKDLERHLKNEQKDERLQPEQETAPMTEVSEKDDLQLQRAVDLLKTWKVFRELPKAS from the coding sequence ATGTTAGAGAGCAGGAAACGGATACTGATCACGTGGGTCTTTATTCTGGCCGTGGCAATGGCAGGCGTTGTCGTGGGCAGGTGGTCGATAGGGCGTGTGAGTGCCGAGGTTGACGGGTATGAAAATATCAGAATATTCACCGAGGTCCTTTCGATCGTCAAGAAGAATTATGTCGACGATGTCAAGACCAAGGATCTCATCTATGGAGCGGTGAAAGGCATGCTGAGTTCCCTTGATCCCCACTCGGGATTCATGCCCCCTGATGCTTACAAGGAGATGCAGGTTGATACGAAGGGCGAATTCGGCGGCATCGGCATACAGATCGGCATAAAAGACAACCTCCTCACCGTCATTGCACCCATTGATGATACCCCTGCCTATCGTGCCGGCATAAAGGCTGGCGACAAGATCGTTAAGATCAATGACCAAAGCACGAGGGACATGGCGCTCCATGACGCCGTAAGCAAAATGAGGGGACCAAAGGGGACAACGGTCAAGATAAGCGTTATGCGGGAGGGCTGGAAGGAACCCCAGGATTTCACCATTGAGAGGGATATTATCAAGGTGAAGAGCGTGAAGTCAAAGGTGCTGGAAGAGGGGATTGGCTATGTAAAGATCACTCAGTTTCAGGAGCAGACGGCGAACGATCTGGCTACTGCCCTTGGTAAGCTGAACGAGGAAAAGATTAATTCTCTGATCCTCGACCTCAGGAACAATCCCGGCGGGCTTCTCAATAGTTCCGTTGATGTGACGAGCCAATTCCTGCCTGCCGAAAAACTTGTTGTGTATATCAAAGACAGGGCGGGCGAGAAGACCGAGTACAAAACAGGTTCCCGATACGTCTCCTATGACAAACTCACGATGATCGTCCTCGTCAACCAGGGAAGCGCAAGCGCATCTGAGATCGTCTCCGGCGCGTTGAAAGACTGGCACAGGGCGGTAATCATGGGAGTCCAGACCTTCGGGAAAGGATCGGTCCAGAGTGTTATCCCTCTCAGTGATGGGTCAGGTCTCAGGCTTACGACGGCCCGTTATTATACGCCGAGCGGAACCTCGATCCAGTCGACAGGCATTACTCCTGATATCACGGTGAAACAGGAGGTAAAGAACGGTGAAAAAGAGCACGCTGTTATCAGGGAAAAGGATCTTGAGAGACATCTCAAGAATGAACAGAAAGATGAAAGGCTCCAGCCTGAGCAGGAGACTGCCCCGATGACGGAAGTATCTGAAAAGGACGACCTGCAGCTCCAGCGGGCGGTCGACCTTCTGAAGACCTGGAAGGTATTCAGGGAACTGCCCAAGGCATCGTAA
- a CDS encoding ribonuclease H-like domain-containing protein, translated as MSRIIFDIETVGKDFDSLDKATQEYLLRWTATEEDIQGVKESLSFYPLTGEIIAIGMLNPDSMKGAVYFQSPNDLLSGFDEEGIAFRPCTEEEILKNFWDVIRIYDQFITFNGRGFDCPFIMIRSAVYRIKPTRDLMPNRYSGPHIDLLDQLTFYGASRRRFSLDLWCKTFGIKSPKSEGITGYEVSDLFHSGRYVEIAKYCFGDMRATKELLAYWENYIRFSLDKTERGRSPSTLL; from the coding sequence ATGTCCCGGATCATATTCGACATAGAGACCGTCGGAAAAGACTTCGATTCCCTTGACAAGGCTACGCAGGAATATCTCCTCAGATGGACTGCTACAGAAGAAGACATTCAGGGAGTGAAGGAGAGTCTTTCCTTTTATCCGCTGACAGGAGAGATCATAGCGATAGGCATGCTGAACCCGGATTCGATGAAAGGGGCGGTCTATTTCCAGTCTCCTAACGATCTTCTTTCGGGCTTCGACGAAGAGGGCATCGCCTTCAGGCCCTGCACCGAGGAAGAGATACTCAAGAATTTCTGGGATGTTATCAGGATCTATGACCAGTTTATCACGTTCAACGGCAGGGGTTTCGACTGTCCCTTCATCATGATCAGGTCAGCCGTTTACAGGATAAAGCCCACAAGGGACCTTATGCCCAACCGCTATAGCGGGCCTCACATCGACCTCCTGGACCAGCTCACCTTTTACGGGGCGTCAAGAAGAAGATTCAGCCTCGACCTGTGGTGCAAAACCTTTGGTATCAAGAGCCCGAAATCAGAGGGCATAACGGGATACGAGGTCAGTGACCTCTTTCATTCGGGTCGATATGTCGAGATCGCGAAATACTGTTTCGGAGACATGAGAGCAACGAAGGAACTCCTTGCATACTGGGAAAACTATATACGCTTTTCTCTGGACAAGACAGAGAGGGGAAGAAGTCCGTCCACATTATTATAA